The following coding sequences are from one Lysinibacillus sp. FSL W8-0992 window:
- a CDS encoding acyltransferase family protein has translation MIKEWDLLRVVACLSILLLHTSSWVIMEVGAEPEQPLYLFLRIALCYATPTFIVLSILILSNRYREKLPTNFWSSRIQYIFVPFLVWAFLDALLVESIYQKGLLWDKYYHNVVSGEFVGWFVVVIMQLYMVIALMKRFKWSIAWFLPISVLITLVHHAIILLPYPIFEDNVMVIRLLFTGWLGYFAVAYAIGVYYEQLAVLAKKYRGATVVFVILSALFLYIRVQLGYIDVHSRRLDLVPLVVSVVLCVIAWGQLIPSTKVVRIISQYAFMIYLIHWEVLRLSTSWFVAHFDSTLMRVPLLMLWTLVVCIGLTKLLSYLPFSQWIVGKLKKR, from the coding sequence GTGATTAAAGAGTGGGATTTACTACGTGTGGTGGCATGTCTATCCATTTTACTATTGCATACATCATCGTGGGTTATTATGGAGGTTGGGGCAGAACCTGAGCAACCGTTGTATTTGTTTTTACGAATTGCGCTTTGCTATGCAACACCGACGTTTATTGTGTTATCCATTTTAATATTGTCGAATCGTTATCGTGAAAAGCTACCGACTAATTTTTGGTCGAGTCGCATTCAATATATTTTTGTGCCTTTTTTAGTGTGGGCTTTTTTAGATGCGTTATTGGTTGAGTCAATTTACCAGAAGGGCTTGCTATGGGATAAGTATTATCACAATGTTGTGTCTGGCGAGTTTGTTGGCTGGTTTGTCGTAGTCATTATGCAGCTGTATATGGTGATTGCGCTGATGAAGCGTTTCAAGTGGTCAATTGCGTGGTTTTTACCCATTAGTGTATTGATTACACTTGTGCATCATGCAATCATTTTATTGCCGTATCCAATATTTGAGGACAATGTGATGGTTATACGCTTACTGTTTACGGGTTGGCTCGGTTATTTTGCTGTAGCATATGCGATAGGTGTTTATTATGAACAATTAGCCGTGCTGGCAAAGAAGTATCGCGGAGCGACCGTTGTTTTTGTCATACTATCTGCGCTGTTCTTATATATTCGTGTGCAACTTGGTTACATAGATGTACACTCGAGACGGCTCGATTTAGTGCCACTTGTCGTAAGTGTTGTACTTTGTGTGATTGCTTGGGGACAGTTAATACCATCGACGAAAGTTGTACGGATAATTAGTCAATATGCATTTATGATTTACCTCATCCATTGGGAGGTTTTACGCCTTTCAACAAGCTGGTTCGTGGCGCATTTTGATAGCACACTGATGCGTGTTCCACTGCTTATGCTGTGGACGCTTGTTGTTTGTATTGGGCTGACAAAGCTACTGTCATACCTACCATTTAGTCAATGGATTGTCGGAAAACTAAAGAAACGGTAA
- a CDS encoding endonuclease: MYKKNWRKPIHAFLATSLIASAVVPTAAPLNAKAATLATDLIISEYIEGSGFNKAIEIYNGTGATIDLANYTLELHTNGLATADKTLKLSGTIEHGATYVLYHKDADLAIKQVGDKDDSTVINFNGDDPVVLRKNGAVIDSIGQAGIKADFAKDVTLVRKSSVTSGDTIIDDAFNASEWEKYPINDFTHLGSHSMDGGEVGPIVKVGAVTASTPSGTIATGTAIALASATEGATIYYTTDGTEPTSNSTLYSQPIVIDKTTTIKAIAVAEGLDNSDVQTFNYTVVGQEDILSIADARAKANGTSVTIKGVVAGKLKNTISVQDATGGIAVRPTSLNANVGDEVTLKGTLADYRGLLQLDSAQLIDKVAGVGEPTAKLVTGAEVKEANESKLITVKNVTLTNVQEGSGWANFTASDGSNFLVRDETATLGLTVGTTYESITGIVQQFDNDYQLIPRSASDIVVDSTALKPAIASPGSGTFVNKTAVTLSTSTANAEIYYTVDGSDPTVGGTKYTTPIEITQNTTLKAVVKASDGKFSEIMTYDYTITDALQIHNIQGEGHTSPFAGKTVEGIQGIVTYSFALNGSTYYTIQTPDELADNNPNTSEAILLYSGKNAWPIQVGDLVSVTGKVDEFAYDGYSDANQTDLKTTQINVRNDQGGKVEKIKSSVALPKAIQIDKLKMSFSKIDSDNLQIFNPTIDAIDFWESIEGMRVEVGDVKAVSPQEHGDLVTVLESEPTNTLHGGVLYEEGKTNPNRIQFRLEPNGTARDFEVATGDKFKGPITGIVGYSYQNFKIYVPLDEMKQAHVKGNAKPETTKIVKADDKLTIASYNLENFSNNKTSTSDDKARKLARAIGVDMKTPDIVGVTEVQDNNGESTGDSKADQSYKRLIDAIKAASGVEYKYVNIDPVNNADGGAPNANIRVGFLYNPERVKLKEGIPAGDATTAVSYQNGKLTLNPGRIDPTNEAFNSSRKPLAAQFEFQGEDVVVIANHWNSKSGDTPLFGAKQPPVYGSEVQRKKIATIVNNFVKDIKSKNADANIVSLGDFNDYQFAEALKIHEGAEMTNMINKAEDADRYTYLYQGNSQVLDHILVSNNLKDNTIIDILHINADFTDMAGRASDHDPVMVQIDLKKGSTVEPIEAEITYNLTNFKTNKLTITKPSVALHLDAKSVISEGVFLKGNYTELHGEGFKTTNVIINPDQSGAIVDLKGNTFKKITIDGKNVSEIRGADNIDLKLIELKNGATLEQIKFTNSKGDPIVDPSLPSENKQPVVKNPIPNKTVAIGTAITIDLTEHFADPDNDTLTFTATKGTVNGKILTLNLEEGSHIVGVTASDGKKSVTAIFSVTVNANDYYAAAYDKEGQALKKALHDIISKQKVLSYDDAWEALRYTDEDPNNLNNVLLFYSGKSSPKSNNGGKVGNWNREHTWAKSHGNFGTSNGPGTDIHHLRPTDVSVNSSRGNLDFDNGGSPVSGCNGCLKDSDSFEPPNNVKGDVARILFYMATRYEPGDKVDLELNEKVNNGTAPNHGKLSVLLQWHLQDPVDEFEKRRNDRIYEVQGNRNPFIDHPEWVETIYGKKTALQMAN; encoded by the coding sequence ATGTATAAAAAGAACTGGAGAAAACCAATACATGCTTTTTTAGCGACAAGTCTAATTGCGAGCGCTGTTGTTCCTACAGCAGCACCCTTAAATGCCAAAGCCGCTACGTTAGCAACTGATTTAATTATTTCGGAATACATTGAAGGCAGCGGTTTTAATAAGGCGATTGAAATCTATAATGGTACTGGCGCAACAATCGATTTAGCAAATTATACGTTAGAGCTGCATACAAATGGCTTAGCAACTGCTGATAAAACATTGAAGTTATCAGGGACAATAGAACATGGAGCTACTTATGTGTTGTACCATAAAGATGCAGATTTGGCCATTAAGCAAGTTGGCGATAAAGATGATTCTACTGTTATTAATTTCAATGGAGACGATCCAGTCGTATTAAGGAAAAATGGGGCAGTTATTGATTCTATTGGGCAAGCAGGCATTAAAGCAGATTTTGCTAAAGATGTCACATTAGTACGTAAAAGCTCTGTCACATCTGGAGATACAATAATTGATGATGCATTTAATGCAAGTGAATGGGAAAAATACCCTATTAATGACTTTACACATTTAGGCAGTCATTCTATGGACGGCGGAGAAGTAGGGCCGATTGTTAAGGTAGGTGCAGTAACAGCTTCTACACCTTCTGGAACGATAGCGACTGGTACTGCAATTGCATTAGCTTCAGCAACGGAAGGCGCAACGATTTATTACACAACTGATGGTACAGAGCCGACTTCGAACAGCACTTTATATTCGCAACCAATTGTTATTGATAAAACAACAACAATAAAAGCAATTGCTGTAGCAGAGGGATTAGATAATAGTGATGTACAAACTTTCAATTATACAGTAGTTGGACAAGAAGATATTCTTTCTATCGCTGATGCAAGAGCAAAAGCTAACGGAACATCAGTAACAATCAAAGGTGTTGTGGCAGGGAAACTGAAAAATACAATCTCTGTGCAAGATGCAACTGGAGGTATTGCAGTTCGTCCGACTAGCTTAAATGCGAATGTTGGTGATGAAGTAACGCTCAAAGGTACGTTAGCTGATTACAGAGGTTTATTGCAATTAGATAGTGCTCAACTCATCGATAAAGTAGCAGGCGTTGGTGAACCAACTGCAAAACTGGTAACAGGAGCAGAGGTAAAGGAAGCCAATGAATCAAAACTTATTACTGTAAAAAATGTCACGCTTACAAATGTTCAAGAAGGAAGCGGCTGGGCAAACTTCACAGCTAGTGATGGTAGCAATTTCTTAGTACGAGATGAAACAGCTACGCTTGGTTTAACTGTAGGCACAACATATGAATCGATTACAGGTATTGTGCAACAGTTCGATAATGATTACCAACTGATTCCTCGTTCTGCATCGGATATTGTAGTGGATAGTACAGCGTTAAAGCCTGCCATTGCATCTCCTGGAAGTGGGACATTTGTGAATAAAACAGCAGTTACTTTATCTACATCGACAGCAAATGCAGAAATCTACTACACAGTAGATGGCTCAGATCCAACTGTAGGTGGTACGAAATATACAACGCCAATCGAGATTACTCAAAATACAACATTAAAAGCAGTTGTAAAAGCGAGTGATGGTAAATTTAGTGAAATTATGACCTATGACTATACTATTACAGATGCCTTGCAGATTCATAATATTCAAGGGGAGGGGCATACTTCTCCGTTTGCGGGTAAAACAGTTGAAGGTATTCAAGGAATCGTGACGTATTCATTTGCTTTAAACGGTAGTACGTATTATACGATTCAAACGCCTGATGAATTGGCGGATAATAATCCAAATACATCTGAAGCAATCTTACTTTATAGTGGGAAAAATGCTTGGCCGATTCAAGTAGGTGATTTAGTATCTGTAACAGGTAAAGTAGATGAATTTGCGTACGATGGCTATAGTGACGCCAACCAAACAGATTTAAAAACAACGCAAATCAATGTTCGTAATGATCAAGGTGGCAAAGTAGAAAAAATAAAGAGTAGCGTAGCATTACCGAAAGCCATTCAAATTGATAAATTAAAAATGTCATTTAGCAAAATTGATAGTGACAATCTTCAAATATTCAACCCGACAATTGATGCCATTGATTTTTGGGAAAGTATTGAAGGTATGCGTGTGGAAGTAGGCGATGTCAAAGCTGTCTCTCCACAGGAACATGGGGATTTAGTGACGGTTTTAGAAAGTGAACCAACGAATACACTTCATGGTGGCGTCTTGTATGAGGAAGGGAAGACAAACCCAAATCGTATTCAATTCAGATTAGAACCAAACGGAACTGCTCGTGATTTCGAAGTTGCAACAGGTGATAAGTTTAAGGGACCTATTACGGGTATCGTTGGCTACTCTTATCAAAACTTTAAAATCTATGTGCCATTAGATGAGATGAAACAAGCACATGTAAAAGGGAATGCAAAACCTGAGACAACAAAGATTGTTAAAGCGGATGATAAGTTAACAATTGCATCCTATAACCTAGAAAACTTCTCGAATAATAAAACGTCGACGTCAGATGATAAAGCACGTAAATTAGCACGCGCAATCGGTGTCGATATGAAAACGCCGGATATTGTAGGGGTTACGGAAGTACAAGATAATAACGGCGAATCGACTGGTGATTCGAAAGCAGATCAAAGTTATAAACGATTGATTGATGCCATTAAAGCTGCAAGTGGCGTTGAGTATAAGTATGTCAATATTGACCCGGTGAATAATGCAGACGGTGGTGCACCAAACGCAAATATTCGTGTTGGATTCCTTTACAATCCAGAAAGAGTGAAGTTGAAGGAAGGTATCCCAGCAGGCGATGCGACTACTGCCGTTAGTTATCAAAACGGTAAATTAACGCTAAATCCAGGTCGAATTGATCCTACGAATGAAGCATTTAATAGTAGCCGTAAACCGTTAGCTGCACAATTTGAATTCCAAGGTGAAGATGTGGTCGTTATCGCTAACCACTGGAATTCTAAATCTGGTGACACGCCATTATTCGGAGCAAAACAGCCACCGGTTTATGGAAGTGAAGTGCAACGTAAAAAAATCGCAACGATTGTAAATAACTTTGTTAAAGACATTAAATCAAAAAATGCAGATGCAAACATTGTATCTTTAGGTGATTTTAACGACTATCAATTTGCTGAAGCTCTTAAGATTCATGAAGGTGCTGAGATGACAAATATGATCAATAAAGCAGAAGACGCTGATCGTTACACGTATTTATATCAAGGGAATTCGCAAGTATTAGATCATATTTTAGTTTCTAATAACCTTAAAGACAATACAATCATTGATATTCTTCATATTAATGCGGACTTTACAGATATGGCAGGACGTGCAAGTGACCATGACCCTGTAATGGTGCAAATTGACTTGAAAAAAGGTTCTACTGTTGAACCGATTGAAGCTGAGATCACTTATAATTTAACAAACTTTAAAACAAACAAATTAACAATCACAAAGCCTAGTGTGGCATTACATTTAGATGCTAAATCTGTTATTTCTGAAGGCGTATTCCTGAAAGGGAACTATACTGAGCTTCACGGTGAGGGCTTTAAAACGACAAATGTTATCATCAATCCAGATCAATCAGGTGCCATTGTTGACTTAAAAGGCAATACCTTTAAAAAGATCACGATTGACGGTAAAAATGTAAGTGAAATTAGAGGCGCCGACAATATCGACTTAAAATTGATTGAACTGAAGAATGGTGCAACGCTTGAACAAATTAAATTTACGAATTCTAAAGGGGATCCCATTGTGGATCCTTCTTTACCTTCTGAAAACAAGCAACCCGTCGTTAAAAATCCTATTCCAAATAAAACAGTAGCTATAGGAACGGCAATTACAATTGATTTAACGGAACATTTCGCTGATCCGGATAATGACACACTGACATTTACAGCTACAAAAGGTACTGTAAACGGTAAAATATTAACGCTGAATTTAGAAGAAGGTAGTCACATTGTTGGCGTTACGGCATCCGATGGTAAGAAAAGTGTCACTGCCATTTTTAGTGTTACAGTAAACGCTAACGACTATTATGCAGCTGCCTATGACAAAGAAGGTCAAGCGCTAAAAAAAGCCCTTCACGATATCATTTCTAAACAAAAGGTACTGTCATATGATGATGCTTGGGAGGCATTAAGATATACAGATGAAGATCCAAATAATTTAAATAATGTACTGTTATTTTACTCTGGGAAATCAAGCCCTAAATCAAACAATGGCGGTAAAGTAGGAAACTGGAACAGAGAGCATACGTGGGCAAAATCACATGGTAATTTTGGAACGAGCAATGGACCAGGAACAGATATTCATCATTTACGCCCTACAGATGTTTCAGTGAATAGCTCGAGAGGAAATTTAGATTTTGACAATGGTGGTAGTCCAGTGTCGGGTTGTAATGGTTGCTTGAAAGATTCGGATTCATTCGAGCCGCCTAATAATGTAAAAGGTGATGTAGCACGTATCTTATTTTATATGGCAACTCGTTATGAGCCAGGCGATAAAGTTGACCTTGAATTAAATGAAAAAGTTAATAATGGGACAGCCCCTAACCATGGTAAACTTTCTGTCCTTTTACAATGGCATCTACAAGATCCCGTAGATGAATTTGAAAAACGAAGAAACGACAGAATCTATGAAGTTCAAGGTAATCGCAATCCATTTATCGACCACCCGGAATGGGTAGAAACGATTTATGGTAAAAAAACGGCATTACAGATGGCGAATTAA
- a CDS encoding LysR family transcriptional regulator — MQLLQLQYFLAVARTEHMSQSALSLNITQSSLSKTIAKLEDEVGVPLFDRNGKKIRLNRYGKYYAQEVERALKILQEAHEEVLEMADIEEDRVSISVMSSTILPPIFRSFYDRRPNIRIQQSILPDSVAKERLISGEIELCVSNTPIIGTDIEWLPVLKERLDLIVPKNHRLAQFDEIDLLEAKDERFIGYKSGLESISMFEKCCLQAGFTPNIVFEGTEMSIVLQLVNEGQGITFYPQYSFLGEQLANTKIIRLKNSHCYQMVGFAWLKNKKYSYVSKQFRQHMIQAFIEINNKNYR; from the coding sequence ATGCAACTTTTACAGTTACAATACTTTTTAGCTGTGGCGAGGACGGAGCATATGTCTCAATCTGCACTTTCTTTAAATATTACACAGTCATCATTAAGTAAAACGATTGCCAAATTAGAAGATGAAGTAGGTGTCCCTTTATTCGATCGAAATGGTAAGAAAATTCGTTTGAATCGTTATGGAAAGTATTATGCGCAGGAAGTAGAGAGAGCATTAAAAATCTTACAAGAGGCACATGAAGAAGTACTAGAAATGGCAGATATAGAGGAAGATCGTGTATCGATTAGTGTGATGAGCTCTACAATCCTACCGCCCATATTTAGAAGTTTCTATGATCGTAGACCGAATATTCGAATTCAGCAATCCATTCTCCCTGATTCAGTAGCAAAGGAACGACTAATTAGTGGGGAAATTGAGTTGTGTGTTTCCAATACACCGATTATAGGAACTGATATTGAATGGCTTCCTGTTTTAAAGGAACGATTAGATTTGATTGTTCCTAAAAATCATAGACTTGCACAATTTGATGAAATTGATTTACTAGAAGCAAAAGACGAACGTTTTATAGGATATAAATCTGGATTAGAATCTATTAGTATGTTTGAAAAATGCTGTTTACAAGCGGGGTTTACACCAAACATAGTATTTGAAGGAACGGAAATGTCGATTGTTTTACAACTTGTTAATGAAGGACAAGGGATTACATTTTATCCGCAGTATTCATTTTTAGGTGAACAACTAGCGAATACTAAAATCATTCGCTTGAAAAATAGCCACTGCTATCAAATGGTAGGTTTCGCTTGGTTAAAAAACAAAAAGTATTCATATGTATCAAAGCAATTCCGTCAACATATGATTCAAGCTTTTATAGAAATTAATAATAAAAATTATAGATAA
- a CDS encoding NAD(P)-dependent alcohol dehydrogenase — MKIKAAVTPGQGQDFIIEEVELAGPKANEVLVKIVSTGVCHTDAVARDAAIAPLPAVLGHEGAGIIEEVGEGVTRLEKGDHVVLSFAHCGHCDNCLTGHPTVCETFNDLNFGGTHDDYTHRLSKDGQPLSTFFGQSSFGTYAISHERNVVKVDKDVDLALLGPLGCGIQTGAGTVLNKIKPEFGSTIAIYGAGPVGLSAIMAAKIVGCKTIIAVDVHDSRLELANELGATHTFNGTKVDVVKEIKQLTNGGSKYAVDTTGVPPVVRQCLQALRPLGVAAVVGVTPEMTIDVHNDIMAEGKTMMGVIEGDSVPNVFIPQLVDYYKAGQFPFDKLVKFYDFDQINEAFLASKSGEAIKPILRIQ; from the coding sequence ATGAAAATTAAAGCAGCAGTTACGCCTGGTCAAGGGCAAGATTTTATTATTGAAGAAGTAGAACTAGCAGGTCCAAAAGCGAATGAAGTGTTAGTGAAAATTGTTAGTACAGGTGTTTGCCATACAGATGCTGTTGCACGTGATGCCGCAATCGCCCCACTACCTGCTGTTCTTGGACATGAAGGAGCAGGAATTATTGAAGAAGTCGGTGAAGGTGTAACTCGTTTAGAAAAAGGTGATCACGTTGTACTTTCATTTGCGCATTGTGGACATTGTGATAACTGTTTAACAGGTCACCCAACAGTTTGTGAAACATTCAACGATTTAAACTTCGGCGGTACACATGATGATTACACACATCGTTTATCTAAAGATGGCCAGCCACTTTCAACATTTTTCGGTCAATCTTCGTTCGGTACTTATGCAATCTCACATGAGCGTAATGTTGTCAAAGTAGATAAAGATGTGGATTTAGCATTACTCGGACCTTTAGGCTGCGGTATTCAAACAGGTGCAGGTACTGTTTTAAATAAAATCAAACCAGAGTTTGGCTCAACAATTGCTATTTATGGTGCTGGTCCTGTAGGTTTAAGTGCGATTATGGCTGCAAAAATAGTAGGCTGTAAAACAATTATTGCTGTCGATGTACACGATTCACGCTTAGAATTAGCTAATGAGCTAGGTGCAACACATACATTTAACGGAACAAAAGTAGATGTTGTAAAAGAAATTAAACAATTAACAAATGGCGGTTCAAAATACGCAGTCGATACAACAGGCGTTCCTCCAGTAGTTCGCCAATGTTTACAAGCGCTACGTCCCCTAGGCGTAGCAGCAGTAGTTGGTGTAACACCAGAAATGACTATCGATGTGCACAATGATATCATGGCTGAAGGTAAAACAATGATGGGTGTCATTGAAGGTGATTCCGTACCAAATGTATTTATCCCTCAATTAGTGGACTACTATAAAGCTGGCCAATTCCCATTCGATAAATTGGTGAAGTTCTATGACTTTGACCAAATCAATGAAGCATTTTTAGCATCAAAAAGTGGCGAGGCAATTAAACCGATTTTGCGAATACAATAA